TGAGACAATAATTATTCGCTCGCATGGTATTACATCTAAAGATTACAAAAAATTATTAGATAAGAATGTAAATATTGTGGATGCAACTTGTCCATTTGTAAAGTCAGCTCAAGAATATGCCCAAAAATTGACAAAGGAAGGCTTTCAACTTGTCATTTTAGGTGAAAAAGAGCATCCTGAAGTGGCTGCTCTTCTCAGTTATATTGATGATAACGCTATCATTGTTGAAGATCCTGAAGAAAGTTTTAGCTTGCCCGTGGATAGAAAAATTGGCTTGATTGCCCAAACTACACAAAGAGAAGATAAATTTGAGAGATTGGCAGTAAAATTACTCAGAAAATGTAAAGGATTATATATTGTAAAAACTATCTGCCATGCAACACTACTCAGACAGGAATCAACAAAAAATTTGGCGCAAACTGCTGATATTATGATTGTGATTGGTGGAAAAAATAGTGCAAATACCGCTCGTCTTGCAGAAATAGCAAAATCAGAGAAATGTAGAACTTATTATATTGAGACTGCCGAAGAGTTGAAAGAAGAATGGTTTAAAAATGTTGACACTGTTGGAATAACAGCTGGTGCTTCTACACCAGAATGGATAATAAATGAAGTTAAAAAGAGAATTTCCGATATGTAGTAAAATATTAAAATAAAAATTAATTTAAGAGGATAAAATTGGAAAGTAAATGTCATAAATAGGCATCCTCAATAAAAATTGGAGGAAGTATGGAAGATAATGTAAAAATAGGAAAAGCGAAAGAAAAAATAACATCAGAAAATAAAGAGAACAAGGAGAAAAAAAATAAGAAAATTGATAATGATTTGAGAACTAAAAAAGGAAAAAAATTAGAGCCCAAACTCTCTAAGCAAACACCCAAGAAATCTCAAACATCTAAAGGTAAAACTTTAAGAATAAGTAAAGAAAAAGAAGATGAAAAAGATACCAAAGAATCTTCTAAAACGGCTGATAATACAGTCAAAAAGACTGTTCAAGAATCTCATATTAAAGAAAAAGAGACAGTTCAAAAAGAAAAAGTCGTTAAAAAATCTAAAGCTAAAGAAATTGATAAGAAGAATAAAAAAGTTAAAACTAAAAAAGAGAAACCAGAATCAGTTACTGAGTATAAGCAGGAATTAGAAAAAGAAACTATTCAATCTGAAAAATTCAAACTATCTGAAACATCCTCTTTTGAAAATCAAATCAAGATGTATGAGAAGACAATGGAAACTGTTAAATCTGGAAATGTTGTTGAAGGAACTATTATTCGGGTAGATTCAAATGAAGTATTAGTTGATATTGGTTTTAAAGCGGAAGGTATAATCTCAGTTTCAGAATTTAAAGACCCAGAAGAAGCTAAGATTGGTAATAAAATATGGGTATACATTATACGAAAAGAAGGTAAGCGAGGAAGGCCTTATTTATCAAAGAGAAGAGCTGACCTTCAACGGCATTGGGAAGGATTAGCGGAGTGCTATAAAAACAGTAAGAAGGTTAGTGGAAAAATCATAAAAAGAGTAAAAGGTGGTATGATTGTTGATTGTAATTCAATAAATGCCTTTTTACCTGCTTCTCAAGTCTCAACCAAAATCCTTCCAAATTTTGACCATCTGGTAGGTAAAGATTTTGATTTTAAAATAATAAGCTTTAATCGTAGAAAAGAGAATATCGTACTTTCAAGAAAATTTGTTATTGAGGAAGAACTAACCAAGAAAAAGACTGGCTTATTAGAGAAATTAAAAGAGGGAATTGAAATTGATGGCGTTGTAAAAAATATTATGGAATATGGTGTTTTTGTTGACCTTGGTGGTATAGATGGTCTACTTCATATTTCAGCTATGTCCTGGGGTCATATTGGACATCCCTCGGAAATGCTTAACATTGGTGATAAGATTAAAGTAAAAGTCCTCTCCTTTGATAAAGAGGCTGGAAAAGTAGCATTAGGACTAAAACAGTTAGTTCCACATCCCTGGAAAAATATTGAGATTAAATATCCTGAAGGTTCAAAGGTTGCAGGTAAGGTTACGAATATCACCAATTATGGAGCTTTTGTTGAGCTTGAAAAGGGTGTTGAAGGCCTTATACATATTTCTGAGATGTCCTGGACAAAACAGATATCAAATCCCAGACAACTGCTTAAAGTTGGAGATTCCGTTGATGCAATTGTGCTTTCGGTAGATAAAGATGAACATCGTATTTCATTAGGACTTAAACAGGTTGAGCCAAATCCATGGCTTACTATTGATGTAAGACATCCTGTTGGGTCCAAGATAACTGGAAGAATTAAAAACATTACGAATTTTGGTGCCTTTATTGAAGTAGAAAAGGATATTGATGGGTTGATACATATCTCTGATCTGTCCTGGACCAAACGAATCTTACATCCATCCGAAGTTCTAAAAAAAGGTCAGAAAGTTGAAGTAGTTATTCTGTCAATTGATAAAGTTATGCAGAGAATTGCTCTTGGAATTAAACAGCTTAAACCTGACCCATGGAAAGATATTGAGGAAAATTTTCCAATTAATTCTGAACATACAGTAAAAATTATCATGATAATTCCTAAAGGGGCATTGATTTCTACTAAGAGTGAAGTAGAGGGTTTTATCCCGACTTCTCACCTTGGGATTCCCGGATTGGAAAGTTCTGAATTAGCATTTGATATCGGTGAAGAATTACCTGTAAAAGTGATTGAAGTAGATAGAGAAAATAGAAGATTAATATTTAGTGTGAAAACATTCTTTTTTGGTAGAGAAGAGAAAGAAATAAATGATTTTGTGAGCGCACATCTTGAAAAGATTAAAGCAAAGCGCAAGGAAATAGAAAAAAAATTAAAAGAACAAAAGGCAACTGAAAAAAATAGTAATTAGAGAATTTGAGCGAAGGTCAAATGATTGGGGAGAGGTGCTAACTTCTTCCCTTTTCTTTTTAAAAAACTGGAAATTTTGCCATTACTGGTCTGTGGTCTGAAATAATTTGAAAATAGTTAATTATATTATCGTCCAATCTTAATGTTTCTATACTTCC
This is a stretch of genomic DNA from Candidatus Cloacimonadota bacterium. It encodes these proteins:
- a CDS encoding 30S ribosomal protein S1; translation: MEDNVKIGKAKEKITSENKENKEKKNKKIDNDLRTKKGKKLEPKLSKQTPKKSQTSKGKTLRISKEKEDEKDTKESSKTADNTVKKTVQESHIKEKETVQKEKVVKKSKAKEIDKKNKKVKTKKEKPESVTEYKQELEKETIQSEKFKLSETSSFENQIKMYEKTMETVKSGNVVEGTIIRVDSNEVLVDIGFKAEGIISVSEFKDPEEAKIGNKIWVYIIRKEGKRGRPYLSKRRADLQRHWEGLAECYKNSKKVSGKIIKRVKGGMIVDCNSINAFLPASQVSTKILPNFDHLVGKDFDFKIISFNRRKENIVLSRKFVIEEELTKKKTGLLEKLKEGIEIDGVVKNIMEYGVFVDLGGIDGLLHISAMSWGHIGHPSEMLNIGDKIKVKVLSFDKEAGKVALGLKQLVPHPWKNIEIKYPEGSKVAGKVTNITNYGAFVELEKGVEGLIHISEMSWTKQISNPRQLLKVGDSVDAIVLSVDKDEHRISLGLKQVEPNPWLTIDVRHPVGSKITGRIKNITNFGAFIEVEKDIDGLIHISDLSWTKRILHPSEVLKKGQKVEVVILSIDKVMQRIALGIKQLKPDPWKDIEENFPINSEHTVKIIMIIPKGALISTKSEVEGFIPTSHLGIPGLESSELAFDIGEELPVKVIEVDRENRRLIFSVKTFFFGREEKEINDFVSAHLEKIKAKRKEIEKKLKEQKATEKNSN
- a CDS encoding 4-hydroxy-3-methylbut-2-enyl diphosphate reductase yields the protein MKIKLAEHSGFCFGVKRAIKIALKTAQQNSKAATLGPIIHNPQMVSYLEKLGIGFIDNIDDITDETIIIRSHGITSKDYKKLLDKNVNIVDATCPFVKSAQEYAQKLTKEGFQLVILGEKEHPEVAALLSYIDDNAIIVEDPEESFSLPVDRKIGLIAQTTQREDKFERLAVKLLRKCKGLYIVKTICHATLLRQESTKNLAQTADIMIVIGGKNSANTARLAEIAKSEKCRTYYIETAEELKEEWFKNVDTVGITAGASTPEWIINEVKKRISDM